The following DNA comes from Meiothermus sp..
CCCTGATCCGGCCGGTGTGCTGGAGACAGCCCCACCACTCGCGGGCCTCGAGCTTGAGCGAGCGATGGATGTCGTAGAGGGCGGGGTTGGCCTGGAAGATCCAGGTGGCGCGGTCGCGGTCGGCGTGGCCGACCTTGAGGGCGGTGGCCCCCTCCCGGGTGGGCTCTACCACGGCAACAGGGCCGGCCTCGCTCGTCGTGGGGGGGTCAAGCCAGACTTGACCGCTATACATCTTTTGTATGCAACCCCAGGAACCTCAAAGCGGAGAGGGGGTTGAAGGAGAAGGCTTCCAGGGCGGCTTTTTTAGCCTGGACCTTGCGGTAGTTGAGGCAGTTCAGCACGAAAGCCCGCAGGGCACAAAGGTTGAAGGCCAGGGCGCCACGGGCCTGGGCATGGTCCTCGCGTAAGAGCACGTCGCGTACCCAGAAGTTCCGGTTCTCCACGCCCCAGCGTTGGCGCATGAGTTCGCCCAGACGCCTGGCCCCCGCCGCCTCGGGTCTGAGGCTACTCAGGGCGTAGTGCACGCTGTAGCGCTGCTGCTTGCTGCGCTTATGCCACACCCAGCGCTCCAGGCGCACGGCCTGCCGGGCAAAAGGGAAGTCCAGCCAGGGGGGGAGATGGGGGGAGGCCGAGGCCCGGTAGCGCCACACCTCCCCGTCACGGAGTTCTTCCCACTGGACGATGCTTTCCCCGGGCAGGGGATGCTCGTCCAGGCAAGCGAACAGCCACTCTACCGCCTCCAACGCCCGGGCTTGGTTGGCTCTCAGGCTCAGCAGGTAATCCCCCCCTTAGCCCGGATGGCTTCGGCCACCCGGGGGTAGAGGAAGCCCGCGTCGGCCACCACCACCCGACCGGCTAAACCCTCCAGCCCCATGCGCTCCAGCAGACCCAGCAAGGCCTCATCCTCCCGCCCACCGACTTGGGCCTGGGCCAGGCTGTGGCGGGCTTGCTCACACCACAGCTCCACCACCCGCACCA
Coding sequences within:
- a CDS encoding EVE domain-containing protein encodes the protein MYSGQVWLDPPTTSEAGPVAVVEPTREGATALKVGHADRDRATWIFQANPALYDIHRSLKLEAREWWGCLQHTGRIRAGDRVLIWISGPRAGIYAVGELETGPSLRPDSPVGLRPGAASR